In one Chryseobacterium camelliae genomic region, the following are encoded:
- a CDS encoding histidine kinase, with translation MNPPKKEKISNKISILLFILFFSPLYICQIPGLINYNESDGLNCSYTYRMNQDYNGFMWIGTDNGLFRFDGKEFKQYGRKEGLKNIDVITCAPLPNGEIFIVPFLNDFTYLKNGKIINSTLNKYLANPFSNYVPVITQHENTLYLHSLRDPKEIFIYKNEQLKKYPIFIDYKDRFLRAFKFDYHTNTLYLKGDLEDYIIAYNIISRKQEIIPGIKGYPIYDKNNLLVFYDKKKLDVYQFQGTTHIKKTHSYPLTGVIINSIIDKNNKLWLNMNNGGALYFNQSLLDESKPLAPPISLLKDQVIHYVFVDKDDNVWFSLRNKGISFISKAFFANYINLPLKNNSEYIKTINQNADHIVVGYDRAAGAIYKNGKLKEIVLDPTDKTESRALYINKNILLFGLSSKFILYNTSNNKSCASNIGSLIGGGPKNIVPYTDNSILVCNSAGLIIYNADSKKADYIFTKRTYNALPYTRDSIFVGDFSNLYKLSVKTKKNVLFLKGYYFTDLKKLKDNLYVGATNTNGIIIFNNKKVLQKISESNGLLSNQVKRIDIETADLFWASTNYGISRVNLTGKKLKINNFTQIDGLPSNVVAGSVIKNDSIFIGTSKGLGIFSIKKLLSQEKLINRKVIVNSVKIGNQEYFDLNRELAGHTPDDVVFNLSFLDYASQGKISYRYKVEGLSNEWQVSNSSRIILNSIPPGKYVLKVFGLDYNGKQSYTSTDLAFEIKPHFWQTWWFTLLLIFLLLGILFTAINFYFRKKRNKKLETLQYEKKIAELELQAIKAQINPHFIYNCLNSIQYLLYKKDYRETENYLDTFSQMIRKTLHYSEKTFMPIQEETEYLSLYLEMEKLRLKDLFDYKISLSEKVNPNWVIPSLLIQPFVENAIKHGIPNLKDRKGCIEIYFDHSDSALIISIEDNGVGIGNLPKSTTKANSFGVKLSQKRIETFKQLFETHIILEITDLSGQNKQGTLIKLYITPYENKNTGLHH, from the coding sequence ATGAATCCACCAAAGAAAGAGAAAATTTCAAATAAAATAAGTATTCTATTATTTATTTTGTTCTTTTCTCCCCTTTATATTTGCCAGATTCCGGGTTTAATCAACTATAACGAAAGTGACGGATTAAACTGCTCCTACACCTATCGTATGAACCAGGATTACAATGGTTTTATGTGGATTGGTACGGATAATGGCTTATTCCGTTTTGATGGAAAAGAATTTAAACAATATGGAAGAAAAGAAGGTTTAAAGAATATTGATGTCATTACCTGCGCCCCTTTACCCAACGGTGAAATTTTCATAGTTCCTTTCCTGAATGATTTCACATACCTAAAAAACGGCAAAATCATTAATTCTACTCTTAATAAATACCTTGCCAACCCATTTTCCAATTATGTTCCTGTGATCACTCAACATGAGAATACACTCTATTTACATAGTCTCCGGGATCCTAAAGAGATTTTTATCTATAAAAATGAACAACTCAAAAAATATCCTATATTCATTGATTATAAAGATCGGTTTTTGCGGGCTTTTAAATTTGATTATCACACCAATACTCTCTATCTAAAAGGAGATCTGGAAGACTATATTATTGCTTACAATATCATTAGCAGAAAACAGGAAATAATACCCGGCATTAAAGGTTATCCTATTTATGATAAAAACAATCTTCTTGTATTTTATGATAAAAAAAAGCTTGATGTTTATCAGTTCCAAGGAACGACCCATATAAAAAAAACACATTCTTATCCATTAACCGGAGTAATTATTAATTCAATTATTGATAAGAATAATAAACTCTGGCTTAATATGAACAATGGAGGTGCATTGTATTTCAATCAATCATTACTTGATGAAAGCAAACCTTTAGCCCCACCTATATCATTACTAAAAGACCAGGTGATTCATTATGTTTTTGTTGATAAGGATGATAATGTTTGGTTCAGCTTAAGAAATAAAGGGATCTCTTTTATCAGTAAAGCCTTTTTTGCCAACTATATCAACCTGCCTTTAAAAAATAATTCAGAATATATAAAAACAATAAATCAAAATGCCGATCACATTGTTGTAGGGTATGACAGAGCTGCCGGTGCCATTTACAAAAACGGAAAACTAAAAGAGATTGTTCTTGACCCCACAGATAAAACAGAGAGTAGAGCTCTGTATATCAATAAAAACATACTGCTTTTCGGGCTTTCTTCTAAGTTTATACTTTATAATACCTCCAACAACAAAAGTTGCGCAAGCAATATAGGCAGTCTAATAGGTGGAGGCCCTAAAAATATAGTCCCTTATACTGATAATTCTATACTTGTATGTAATAGTGCCGGGCTGATTATTTATAATGCAGACAGTAAAAAAGCCGATTATATTTTCACAAAAAGAACCTATAATGCCCTTCCTTATACCCGGGACAGCATATTTGTGGGTGATTTTAGTAATTTATACAAGCTTAGTGTAAAAACAAAGAAAAATGTCTTGTTCCTGAAAGGATATTATTTTACTGATCTTAAAAAACTTAAAGATAATCTCTATGTAGGAGCCACCAATACCAACGGGATTATCATTTTTAACAACAAAAAGGTTTTACAAAAAATTTCCGAAAGCAACGGCTTACTCAGTAATCAGGTAAAGAGAATAGATATTGAAACAGCTGATCTATTTTGGGCAAGTACCAACTATGGAATTTCAAGAGTTAACCTAACCGGAAAAAAATTAAAAATCAATAATTTCACACAGATAGATGGTCTTCCTTCTAATGTAGTGGCGGGTTCCGTTATCAAAAATGACTCTATTTTTATAGGCACCTCCAAAGGCTTAGGCATTTTTTCCATCAAAAAACTTCTTAGCCAGGAAAAGCTTATCAACAGGAAGGTGATCGTCAATTCCGTGAAAATCGGAAATCAGGAATACTTTGACCTCAATCGGGAGCTTGCAGGACATACGCCCGATGATGTGGTTTTTAACCTCAGCTTTCTTGATTACGCTTCACAAGGAAAAATCAGCTACCGGTATAAAGTGGAAGGACTCAGCAATGAATGGCAAGTCAGTAATTCTTCAAGGATCATCCTGAATTCCATCCCTCCCGGAAAATATGTATTGAAGGTTTTCGGATTGGATTATAATGGAAAGCAGTCTTATACTTCTACCGATCTTGCTTTTGAAATCAAGCCGCATTTCTGGCAGACCTGGTGGTTTACATTACTATTGATATTTCTTCTGTTGGGTATCCTGTTTACAGCCATCAATTTTTATTTTCGTAAAAAGCGTAATAAAAAGCTGGAAACCCTTCAGTATGAGAAAAAGATTGCGGAATTGGAATTACAGGCCATTAAAGCGCAAATCAACCCTCATTTCATTTATAACTGCCTGAACTCCATCCAGTATTTATTGTACAAAAAAGATTACCGGGAAACAGAGAATTACCTGGATACGTTCTCACAAATGATCAGGAAAACACTGCATTATTCGGAAAAGACCTTTATGCCGATACAGGAGGAAACAGAATATCTTTCCTTATATTTAGAGATGGAAAAGCTCCGTTTAAAAGACCTGTTTGATTATAAGATCTCTTTATCCGAAAAAGTGAACCCCAACTGGGTGATCCCCTCTTTACTGATCCAGCCTTTTGTGGAAAATGCCATAAAACACGGAATTCCCAACCTTAAGGACCGAAAAGGCTGTATTGAAATCTATTTTGACCATTCGGATTCAGCATTAATCATCAGTATTGAAGATAATGGCGTAGGAATCGGAAACCTGCCGAAATCTACCACTAAAGCCAATTCTTTCGGAGTAAAACTTTCCCAAAAAAGGATAGAAACCTTCAAACAGCTTTTTGAAACCCATATTATTTTAGAAATCACGGATCTTTCCGGACAAAACAAACAAGGAACACTGATTAAACTTTATATAACCCCATATGAAAACAAAAATACAGGCTTGCATCATTGA
- the cls gene encoding cardiolipin synthase, whose product MIKEFLDQSPYILLVLEVIYFTAVILLAVKIIMDTKTTSKTLAYLLLILFIPLVGIVIYFVFGVNYRKNKFYNFKFEINEKIYRDIQNYIEKTHLESLDKSKDQLREYSTTVNFLYNAAHSPLSSKNEVEILVNGEEKFAKVFECIRKAKHHIHLEYYIYENDGIGNQLAELLILKAKEGLTVRFLYDAMGSGQIGKKLIKKLQDAGVQVSPVNKITFRLLANRANYRDHRKIIIIDAKEVFTGGINVSDKYINPNPQQYWRDIHLYLKGSSAFYFQFLFLTNWVFATETIPELSKDYFGYEDEFKGSKLVQAAASGPDTSPVIMLSTSSAILAAKKRVYIVTPYFIPVETILNAIKQVAQAGLDVRLMVPEKGDSVVVNSAAYSYYEGLLENKVRIFFYKKGFIHSKTMIVDDDFSSVGTANMDVRSQELNFEVNTLIFDREINQKLEAVFLEDMKDSKELSLDEWRKRPKYKVFFEHLAKLLSPLM is encoded by the coding sequence ATGATAAAAGAGTTTTTGGATCAGTCTCCCTATATTTTACTTGTTCTGGAAGTAATCTATTTTACCGCCGTTATTCTTCTTGCGGTTAAAATTATCATGGATACCAAAACGACCAGCAAAACCTTGGCGTACCTGCTGCTGATTCTTTTTATTCCGCTAGTGGGCATCGTGATCTACTTTGTATTCGGAGTGAATTACCGGAAAAACAAATTCTACAATTTTAAGTTTGAGATCAATGAGAAGATCTACAGGGACATTCAGAATTATATCGAAAAGACCCATTTGGAATCTTTAGACAAAAGTAAAGATCAGCTGAGGGAATATAGTACAACCGTCAATTTCCTGTACAATGCGGCACATTCCCCTTTATCTTCGAAAAATGAAGTTGAAATACTGGTAAACGGGGAAGAGAAGTTTGCCAAGGTTTTTGAATGCATCCGAAAGGCAAAGCATCACATCCATCTGGAATATTATATCTATGAAAATGACGGTATCGGTAATCAGCTGGCGGAATTGCTGATCCTTAAAGCCAAAGAAGGACTTACCGTCCGTTTTTTATATGATGCCATGGGAAGCGGCCAGATCGGTAAAAAGCTGATTAAAAAGCTTCAGGATGCGGGAGTTCAGGTTTCCCCGGTGAACAAAATTACCTTCAGGCTTTTGGCGAACAGGGCCAACTACAGGGATCATCGTAAAATCATTATCATCGATGCTAAAGAAGTGTTTACGGGAGGGATCAATGTTTCGGACAAATATATCAATCCTAATCCTCAACAATATTGGAGGGATATCCATTTATATTTAAAAGGAAGTTCTGCTTTTTATTTCCAGTTCCTGTTTCTTACCAATTGGGTTTTTGCTACGGAAACCATTCCCGAACTATCAAAAGACTATTTCGGTTATGAAGATGAATTTAAAGGGAGTAAGTTGGTTCAGGCAGCGGCGAGCGGTCCGGATACCAGCCCGGTGATTATGTTGAGTACAAGCTCTGCGATTTTGGCAGCTAAAAAAAGAGTGTATATCGTTACACCTTACTTTATTCCCGTAGAAACGATTTTAAATGCGATAAAGCAGGTTGCACAGGCAGGGCTGGATGTGAGGCTGATGGTTCCTGAAAAAGGGGATTCCGTGGTGGTGAATTCGGCTGCGTATTCTTACTATGAAGGACTTCTGGAGAATAAAGTCCGAATATTCTTTTATAAAAAAGGATTTATCCATTCCAAGACGATGATCGTGGATGATGATTTTTCCAGTGTGGGAACAGCCAATATGGATGTCCGGAGCCAGGAACTGAATTTTGAAGTCAATACCCTGATTTTTGACCGGGAGATCAATCAAAAGCTGGAAGCCGTTTTTCTTGAGGACATGAAAGATTCTAAAGAGCTGTCACTGGATGAGTGGAGAAAAAGACCAAAATATAAAGTTTTTTTTGAACATCTGGCAAAGCTTCTTTCTCCACTCATGTAG
- a CDS encoding methionine aminotransferase has product MIQLPLSKLSNVGTTIFSRMTQLANENEAINLSQGFPDFMPDTELLNYVDHFIRKGFNQYAPMGGMIGLKEEIARKIENAHQAVYHPDTEITVTSGGTQAIFTAIATFVKKDDEVIIFEPAYDCYEPTVELFGGIVKRFEMKAPDYEIDWKTVKSLVSDKTKMIILNNPNNPSGKILKENDIQELINIVKGTSILILSDEVYENIIFDGKQHLSICKYPELKERSLLVASFGKLFHVTGWKVGYCAAPKNLTDEFRKIHQFNVFSVNTPIQVALAEYMKNDEHYTQLNRFFQEKRDFLRQGLATTSFELLDCEGTYFQALKYDRISDKDDFDFASELTINHKVASVPFSSFYKNKLNEHVIRLCFAKKQETLERAIENLSKL; this is encoded by the coding sequence ATGATTCAACTTCCTTTATCCAAACTTTCCAATGTAGGAACTACCATATTCAGCCGCATGACGCAGCTTGCCAATGAGAACGAAGCGATCAATTTATCCCAGGGATTCCCTGATTTTATGCCCGATACCGAGCTCCTGAATTATGTAGATCATTTTATCAGAAAAGGATTTAACCAGTATGCTCCTATGGGAGGAATGATCGGTTTAAAGGAAGAAATTGCCCGGAAAATAGAAAACGCTCATCAGGCAGTCTACCATCCCGATACCGAAATAACGGTTACTTCCGGCGGAACACAGGCTATTTTCACCGCCATTGCCACTTTTGTAAAGAAAGACGATGAAGTGATCATATTCGAACCGGCTTATGACTGTTATGAACCCACTGTTGAACTTTTCGGAGGCATTGTAAAACGTTTCGAAATGAAAGCCCCCGATTATGAAATCGACTGGAAAACGGTAAAGAGCCTGGTTTCGGACAAAACCAAAATGATCATCCTGAACAATCCCAACAACCCTTCCGGAAAGATCTTAAAAGAAAACGATATTCAGGAATTAATCAACATTGTAAAAGGAACTTCTATTTTAATCCTGAGCGATGAAGTCTATGAAAACATTATTTTTGACGGAAAACAGCATCTAAGCATCTGTAAATATCCTGAACTAAAAGAAAGAAGCCTTCTGGTAGCCTCATTTGGGAAATTATTTCATGTTACAGGATGGAAAGTCGGTTATTGTGCAGCTCCCAAAAACCTTACCGATGAATTCAGAAAAATTCATCAGTTCAATGTTTTTTCTGTCAATACTCCTATTCAGGTGGCATTGGCAGAGTATATGAAAAATGATGAGCATTATACCCAGCTCAACCGGTTTTTCCAGGAAAAAAGAGACTTTTTAAGACAAGGTTTGGCAACGACTTCTTTTGAGCTTTTAGATTGCGAAGGAACCTACTTCCAGGCTTTAAAATATGATAGAATATCGGATAAAGATGATTTCGACTTTGCCAGTGAGCTCACCATCAACCATAAAGTAGCCAGCGTTCCGTTCTCTTCCTTTTATAAAAATAAGCTGAATGAACATGTCATCCGTTTATGTTTTGCCAAAAAGCAGGAAACCCTGGAAAGAGCTATTGAAAACCTCTCCAAACTCTGA
- a CDS encoding helix-turn-helix domain-containing protein yields MEKTAHTSYTSLDDFYKEMTAKLGTDIETIFPKGLHKDIGHFNVFDIAQTIERIKTTAEMPYNRRKYYKISLIRGRNRAEYADKTIRIQNNALLFATPKVPYHWVPEDPKQSGCFCVFTEDFFIKDKSHSTLEDLPIFQPGNIPLFEIDDELANEIEQLFAKMKKEIDSDYIFKYDLIRNYVLELIHYGQKLQPASKLSTSNDASLRVVSLFIELLERQFPIENSDQRLQLKSAKDYADRLSVHVNYLNKKLKESTGKTTTEIIAERIIQEAKILLKQTQWNVSEIAYALGFEEIAHFSNFFKKKTSLAPLEFRS; encoded by the coding sequence ATGGAAAAGACAGCCCATACTTCATATACTTCTCTCGACGATTTTTATAAGGAAATGACGGCGAAATTAGGAACGGATATTGAAACCATCTTTCCCAAAGGACTTCATAAAGACATCGGTCATTTCAATGTATTTGATATTGCCCAAACCATTGAAAGAATAAAAACAACGGCAGAAATGCCTTATAACAGGAGAAAATATTATAAGATCAGCCTGATCAGGGGTCGCAACCGTGCGGAATATGCCGATAAGACCATCCGCATTCAAAACAATGCTTTGTTGTTTGCCACGCCCAAAGTGCCTTACCATTGGGTTCCAGAAGATCCTAAGCAGTCAGGGTGTTTTTGTGTGTTTACCGAAGATTTTTTCATCAAGGATAAGTCTCACAGCACATTGGAAGATCTGCCGATTTTTCAGCCGGGGAATATTCCTTTATTTGAAATCGATGATGAACTGGCAAATGAGATAGAACAGCTGTTTGCCAAAATGAAAAAAGAGATCGATTCCGATTATATCTTTAAGTATGACCTGATCCGGAACTATGTGCTGGAGCTGATCCATTACGGTCAGAAATTACAGCCGGCTTCTAAACTGTCGACGTCTAATGATGCTTCGCTGCGGGTGGTTTCATTGTTTATTGAGCTGCTGGAAAGGCAGTTTCCTATTGAAAATTCAGATCAGAGATTGCAATTGAAAAGCGCTAAAGATTATGCGGACCGGCTGTCGGTGCACGTAAACTATCTCAACAAAAAATTAAAAGAAAGTACAGGGAAAACCACGACTGAGATTATTGCGGAAAGAATTATTCAGGAAGCTAAAATCCTTTTAAAGCAAACCCAATGGAACGTTTCCGAAATTGCTTATGCATTGGGTTTTGAAGAAATTGCCCATTTCTCGAACTTTTTTAAAAAGAAAACGTCATTAGCTCCATTGGAATTCCGTTCGTGA
- a CDS encoding LytR/AlgR family response regulator transcription factor yields MKTKIQACIIDDEQHGREYIALLLENEFPEIQIDFQASSVEETFVYLTRNSPDILFLDIQLNDGTAFDLLSNFKDLSSQIIFITAYEHFAIQAIKNGATDYLLKPIKKMDFIIAVNKALENLKKNKTTANTGSLQHNKISLPTLQGFKRFNLSDIVRCEADSSYTIFHLTDKSRIMVSKTLHDFEETLIEHNFFRIHHKHLINLDHLQEYIKGKGGQVVMSDCSVLDVSVRKKNDFLNKIEIMD; encoded by the coding sequence ATGAAAACAAAAATACAGGCTTGCATCATTGATGACGAACAGCATGGCAGAGAATACATTGCTTTGCTGCTGGAAAATGAATTTCCTGAAATCCAAATAGATTTTCAAGCATCAAGCGTTGAGGAGACATTTGTTTATCTTACCAGAAACTCACCGGACATTTTATTTTTAGACATCCAGCTGAATGATGGTACCGCTTTCGACCTGCTGTCCAACTTCAAAGATCTTTCTTCACAGATCATTTTTATTACCGCTTATGAGCATTTTGCCATTCAGGCGATTAAAAACGGAGCTACCGATTATCTTTTAAAGCCTATTAAAAAGATGGATTTCATCATTGCCGTCAATAAAGCACTGGAAAATCTGAAGAAAAATAAAACAACTGCCAATACTGGATCTCTTCAACATAATAAAATCAGTTTGCCTACGCTCCAGGGTTTCAAAAGGTTCAATCTTTCCGATATTGTACGTTGTGAAGCGGATTCTAGCTACACGATTTTTCACTTAACAGATAAAAGCAGAATAATGGTTTCAAAAACACTGCATGATTTTGAAGAAACACTTATTGAGCATAATTTTTTCAGAATTCATCATAAGCACCTTATCAATCTCGATCATCTGCAGGAATACATCAAAGGTAAGGGCGGACAGGTCGTGATGAGCGACTGCTCTGTTTTGGATGTATCTGTTCGTAAAAAGAATGATTTTCTTAATAAAATTGAGATTATGGATTAA
- a CDS encoding ferritin, with amino-acid sequence MNTNRLSPMMEKALSDQMNKEIHASHVFLSYGIWADDKGYQGIANFLYRHAQEERNHSIKFMEYILNRGGKPKVDAIPAPPADPESLSACFDGVFKHEVDNTTAIYRIVDLALEEKDWATWNFMQWFVQEQIEEETLAQNLIDKLKIAGGDRATDESLFTLDKTLQETPNEVPLAQEATGNNP; translated from the coding sequence ATGAATACCAACAGACTTTCCCCAATGATGGAAAAAGCATTGAGTGATCAGATGAATAAAGAAATTCACGCATCACATGTTTTTTTATCGTACGGAATCTGGGCGGATGACAAAGGCTATCAGGGAATCGCCAATTTCCTGTACCGACACGCCCAGGAAGAGAGAAACCATTCGATCAAGTTTATGGAATACATCCTGAACAGAGGGGGTAAACCGAAAGTAGATGCGATCCCCGCTCCTCCGGCTGATCCGGAAAGCTTATCTGCCTGTTTTGACGGAGTATTTAAGCATGAAGTAGATAATACAACGGCCATTTACAGGATTGTAGACTTGGCATTGGAAGAAAAGGACTGGGCAACTTGGAACTTTATGCAGTGGTTTGTTCAGGAACAGATTGAAGAAGAAACCCTGGCTCAGAACCTGATCGATAAATTGAAAATCGCAGGAGGGGATAGGGCTACCGACGAATCTTTATTTACTTTGGATAAAACACTGCAGGAAACCCCGAATGAGGTTCCCCTGGCTCAGGAAGCTACAGGGAACAACCCATAG
- a CDS encoding TIGR00266 family protein gives MINHEIDYKIYGEEMQCVEIELDPKESVIAEPGSFMMMKEGIQMETLFGDGTEKGLMGKLFSAGKRMLTGENLFMTVFTNTSSDKRQVTFAAPYAGKIIPFDLSKLGGKVICQKDSFLCAAKGVTVGIEFQKKLGTGLFGGEGFIMQKLEGDGMTFVHSGGHVIEKDLQPGEILKIDTGCIVGFTHTVDYDIQFVGGIKNTIFGGEGLFFAQLRGPGKVWIQTLPISRLASRILQYGTTKNKEQGGILGGIGNLLDGDGF, from the coding sequence ATGATTAATCATGAAATAGATTATAAAATTTACGGGGAAGAAATGCAATGCGTGGAGATTGAGCTGGATCCTAAGGAAAGTGTAATTGCAGAGCCGGGAAGTTTTATGATGATGAAAGAGGGAATACAGATGGAAACCTTATTTGGAGACGGAACTGAAAAGGGATTGATGGGAAAGCTTTTCTCTGCAGGAAAAAGAATGCTTACCGGAGAAAACCTTTTTATGACGGTATTTACCAATACTTCTTCCGATAAAAGACAGGTGACTTTTGCAGCGCCTTATGCCGGGAAAATCATTCCTTTTGATTTAAGTAAACTGGGCGGTAAAGTAATCTGCCAGAAAGACAGTTTTCTTTGTGCGGCTAAAGGCGTTACGGTCGGAATTGAATTTCAGAAGAAACTGGGAACCGGACTTTTTGGTGGGGAAGGATTCATTATGCAAAAACTGGAAGGTGACGGAATGACGTTTGTACACAGTGGAGGACACGTTATCGAAAAAGACCTGCAGCCTGGAGAAATCCTGAAAATTGACACAGGATGTATCGTTGGTTTTACCCATACGGTAGACTATGATATTCAGTTTGTAGGAGGTATTAAAAATACCATTTTCGGAGGGGAAGGATTGTTTTTTGCCCAATTAAGGGGTCCCGGAAAAGTATGGATCCAGACCTTACCTATTTCAAGATTGGCCAGCAGAATTCTACAATACGGAACGACTAAAAATAAAGAGCAGGGAGGTATTTTAGGAGGGATAGGAAATCTTTTGGATGGGGATGGATTTTAA
- a CDS encoding SDR family NAD(P)-dependent oxidoreductase, protein METRTKIALVTGGSRGLGKNSAVKIAQKGLDVIITYRSNKEEADKVVEEIRALGRKAIAYQLNTKDIKSFDAFIKEVGDHLEENTGSRNIDYLINNAGTALYSPITEVTEEQLDDMVDIHFKGVFFFTQKFLPVMNNGGGIINVSSGLARFALPGSSVYGSMKAGVEMLTKYMAKELGARRIKANVVAPGAIETDFGGGRTRDDEHINAMIAGNTALGRAGLPDDIGGVVAFLCTDDARWINAQRIEVSGGMFF, encoded by the coding sequence ATGGAAACAAGAACAAAGATCGCGTTAGTAACCGGAGGAAGCCGTGGATTAGGAAAAAATTCAGCTGTTAAAATCGCTCAGAAAGGACTGGATGTAATTATTACCTACAGAAGCAACAAAGAAGAAGCGGATAAGGTGGTTGAAGAAATCCGGGCTTTGGGAAGAAAAGCGATTGCCTATCAACTCAATACTAAAGATATCAAAAGCTTTGATGCGTTTATAAAGGAGGTCGGAGATCATCTGGAAGAAAATACAGGCAGCAGAAATATAGATTATCTTATCAATAATGCAGGAACGGCTTTGTATTCACCGATAACGGAGGTTACGGAAGAGCAGCTGGATGATATGGTAGATATTCACTTCAAAGGGGTGTTTTTCTTCACTCAAAAGTTTTTACCAGTCATGAATAACGGAGGCGGAATCATTAATGTTTCTTCAGGATTGGCAAGATTTGCACTCCCGGGTTCTTCGGTGTACGGATCGATGAAAGCAGGTGTTGAAATGCTGACGAAATATATGGCGAAGGAATTGGGAGCAAGAAGAATTAAAGCGAATGTGGTAGCACCGGGAGCCATAGAAACAGACTTCGGAGGAGGAAGAACGAGAGACGATGAACACATTAATGCAATGATAGCTGGTAATACAGCATTGGGAAGAGCCGGTTTGCCGGATGATATTGGCGGAGTTGTAGCGTTTTTATGTACGGATGATGCAAGATGGATCAATGCCCAAAGAATAGAGGTTTCGGGGGGAATGTTCTTTTAA
- the ychF gene encoding redox-regulated ATPase YchF, with protein MKCGIVGLPNVGKSTLFNCLSNAKAQSANYPFCTIEPNLGTVSVPDQRLFELEKIVKPERVLPAVVEIVDIAGLVKGASKGEGLGNQFLANIRECEAIIHVLRCFDNGNIVHVEGSVDPLRDKEIIDIELQLKDLETVGKAVEKAKKFIKSGKKEDLLTYETLQNLQKHLEDGRNAREFATDDFTKSVIGEVQLLTNKPVLYVCNVDENSIKNGNEWVGKIEEMAKGEGAETVVLAAQIEADINELETYEEREIFLDELGLTEPGVNRLIRKAYDLLKLQTYFTAGVKEVRAWTIGQGWTAPQAAGVIHTDFEKGFIRAEVIKYDDYMQYGSESKVKEAGKLSVEGKEYIVKDGDIMHFRFNV; from the coding sequence ATGAAATGTGGAATCGTAGGCTTACCGAATGTAGGTAAATCAACTCTTTTTAACTGTCTGAGCAACGCAAAAGCGCAGTCGGCAAACTATCCTTTCTGTACTATTGAACCGAACTTAGGAACGGTATCTGTACCGGATCAGAGATTGTTTGAGCTGGAAAAAATAGTAAAACCGGAGAGAGTTTTGCCTGCCGTGGTGGAAATCGTAGATATTGCGGGTCTTGTAAAAGGGGCAAGCAAAGGAGAAGGATTAGGAAACCAGTTTTTGGCAAATATCCGCGAGTGTGAGGCTATTATCCACGTTTTAAGATGTTTTGATAACGGGAATATCGTTCACGTGGAAGGTTCGGTAGATCCTTTGAGAGATAAAGAAATTATCGATATTGAGCTTCAGCTGAAAGACTTGGAAACAGTTGGAAAAGCGGTTGAAAAGGCTAAAAAATTCATCAAATCAGGAAAGAAAGAAGATCTTTTGACGTATGAAACACTTCAGAATCTTCAGAAACACCTTGAGGACGGTAGAAATGCCAGAGAATTTGCAACCGATGATTTTACGAAATCAGTAATCGGAGAAGTTCAGTTGTTGACGAATAAGCCGGTTCTTTACGTTTGTAATGTAGATGAAAACTCTATTAAGAACGGAAATGAATGGGTTGGTAAGATCGAAGAAATGGCGAAAGGTGAAGGTGCTGAAACAGTAGTATTGGCAGCTCAGATCGAAGCAGATATCAATGAACTGGAAACGTATGAAGAAAGAGAAATTTTCCTTGACGAATTAGGTCTTACAGAACCGGGAGTAAACCGTTTGATCAGAAAAGCTTACGACTTATTGAAGCTTCAGACGTATTTTACAGCCGGAGTGAAAGAAGTAAGAGCTTGGACGATCGGACAGGGATGGACGGCTCCTCAGGCGGCTGGTGTGATCCACACAGACTTCGAAAAAGGGTTCATCCGTGCAGAAGTGATCAAGTATGATGACTATATGCAGTACGGTTCCGAATCTAAAGTAAAAGAAGCCGGAAAACTTTCTGTAGAAGGTAAAGAATATATTGTGAAAGATGGCGACATCATGCATTTTAGATTCAACGTATAA